The sequence ACGACGCCCACCGCGACGCGATCCGCTCCACCGCGGCCGACGAGACCGTGCTCACCCGGGCGATGAGCGGACGGCTGGCTCGCGGGGCGCGCAACCGCGTCGTGCGGGCGATCGAGGCGAGCGGCACGATCGCTCCGTTCCCGATGCAGAACTGGCTCACCGGGCGGTTCCGCACGGCGGCCGGACAGCAGAACCTGGGCGCGCTGCAGTCGCTGTGGATGGGGCAGGCCGCCCCGCTCGTGCGCCATGACACCGCCGCCGAGGTGTTCGCCGAGCTGGCGGCGGGGGTTCCGGCGGACCGGGCTGGCCGGTCCGCGACCTCGGCCGAGATCGACGCGCGGATAGAAGAGAACCGGAACGCCTGGACGACGCCGACCGCTAGAGGATGACCGTGGACTTGCCGTGCACGATCACGCGGTCCTCGGCATGCCACTGCACGGCGCGGGCGAGCACCAGGCGCTCCACATCGGCACCACGGCTCTGCAGCTGAGCCGCCGACTCGGAGTGGGTCACTCGCGTGACGTCCTGCTCGATGATCGGGCCCTCGTCGAGGTCGGCCGTCGCGTAGTGCGCTGTAGCGCCGATGAGCTTGACGCCGCGATCCTTGGCACGCGCATACGGGTTCGCGCCGATGAACGCGGGCAGGAACGAGTGGTGGATGTTGATCACCGGCACCTCGAGACGCGTGATGAAGTCGTCGGTGAGGATCTGCATGTAGCGGGCGAGCACGACCAGGTCGACGTTTCCGTGCAGCAGCTCGAGCTGACGCTCCTCCATGGCGGCCTTGTCGCCGGAGGGGATGTGCACGAACGGCACGCCGAACGAGCGCACCGACTGGGCCAGATCGGGGTGGTTGGAGACGACCATCGTGATGTCGATATCGAGCTGGCCGCGCTGCGTGCGCCACAGCAGTTCCATCAGGCAGTGGTCGTACTTGGAGACGAAGATCGCGACGCGCTTGCGGCGGGCCACATCGTGCAGTGACCATTCCATGCCGAAGCGCTCGGCGACGACGGCGATGTCGGCTTCGAGGGCCGGGCGCGCGGCGGAGAGACCGTCGAGGTGGATCACGGTGCGCTGGAAGAAGCGTCCGCCCTCGGAATCGGTGGAGTGCTGATCGAGCGAGATGATGTTCGCGCCGTGCTGGGCGAGCACACCGGCGACAGCGGCGACGATGCCGGGCTGGTCGTCGCAGGCGATCAGCAGGCGGGCGGTATCGGGCTGAGACATGGGGGCTCCTCGAGGGTGTGCATCGATTCTGCCGTGGATGCTGAGCGGGGGCGAATCGCGGGAGGCGACTCGCTACT is a genomic window of Microbacterium maritypicum containing:
- the purU gene encoding formyltetrahydrofolate deformylase; this encodes MSQPDTARLLIACDDQPGIVAAVAGVLAQHGANIISLDQHSTDSEGGRFFQRTVIHLDGLSAARPALEADIAVVAERFGMEWSLHDVARRKRVAIFVSKYDHCLMELLWRTQRGQLDIDITMVVSNHPDLAQSVRSFGVPFVHIPSGDKAAMEERQLELLHGNVDLVVLARYMQILTDDFITRLEVPVINIHHSFLPAFIGANPYARAKDRGVKLIGATAHYATADLDEGPIIEQDVTRVTHSESAAQLQSRGADVERLVLARAVQWHAEDRVIVHGKSTVIL